In a genomic window of Deltaproteobacteria bacterium:
- a CDS encoding RNA-binding protein, which produces MEGRRLYVGGLPYSTTDMQLEEIFSAHGSVESAQVIIDKFTGRSRGFGFVEMGTPDEAEAAVNALNETDLGGRTITVNEARPQRRDFGRR; this is translated from the coding sequence ATGGAAGGCAGGAGACTCTACGTCGGCGGGTTGCCGTACTCGACGACGGACATGCAGCTCGAGGAGATTTTCTCGGCACACGGCTCGGTTGAATCCGCGCAGGTGATCATCGACAAGTTCACGGGCCGTTCGCGCGGCTTCGGTTTTGTGGAGATGGGGACGCCGGACGAGGCGGAGGCCGCGGTCAACGCTCTCAACGAGACCGACCTCGGCGGACGCACCATCACGGTGAACGAGGCCCGGCCCCAGCGCCGCGACTTCGGCCGCCGCTAG
- a CDS encoding amidohydrolase family protein yields the protein MGAYIDADGHIMERENEINEYINNEYLGRGSLSFRQMLPSLDKFHTPRSRHIEPEGIFDASVGPERWLEFLKKTGIEASVLYPTAGLSYGQVHFPEWAAAYARAYNDWLSEKYLKVSDRFKGVALIPVQDVPAAVEELRRAVKDLGMVCAMLPSNGLDRHYGSDQFWPLYEEAEKLDCALAVHGGCYGDLGFNSFKVFPATRALGMPFPLAIHMTGMMSEGIFDRFPELRVGFLEGGTAWIPLVLDRLNREAEYGGLQLKRDPIDYFRGGRVFVGCEGNEDVLSYCVNRVGHEIFMFCSDFPHEITMDNCMEEIDEILERDELTDAQKEAILGDNARKFYKI from the coding sequence ATGGGTGCATACATCGATGCCGACGGGCATATCATGGAGCGCGAGAACGAGATCAACGAGTACATCAACAACGAGTACCTGGGCCGGGGCAGCCTGAGCTTCCGCCAGATGCTGCCGAGCCTCGACAAGTTCCACACGCCGCGGAGCCGGCATATCGAGCCGGAGGGGATCTTCGACGCTTCCGTGGGACCCGAGCGCTGGCTCGAGTTCCTGAAGAAGACCGGGATCGAGGCCTCGGTGCTCTATCCCACGGCGGGTCTATCCTACGGCCAGGTGCACTTTCCCGAGTGGGCGGCGGCGTATGCACGCGCCTACAACGACTGGCTGTCGGAGAAGTACCTGAAGGTCAGCGACCGCTTCAAAGGGGTGGCGCTCATCCCGGTGCAGGACGTGCCGGCGGCGGTGGAAGAGCTGCGCCGGGCGGTCAAGGACCTGGGCATGGTGTGCGCCATGCTCCCGTCCAACGGCCTCGACCGGCACTACGGCTCGGACCAGTTCTGGCCGCTCTACGAGGAGGCGGAGAAGCTCGACTGCGCGCTCGCGGTCCACGGCGGCTGCTACGGCGATCTCGGCTTCAACTCGTTCAAGGTGTTCCCGGCCACGCGCGCGCTGGGCATGCCCTTCCCGCTCGCCATCCACATGACCGGGATGATGTCGGAAGGCATCTTCGACCGCTTCCCGGAATTGCGCGTGGGCTTTCTCGAGGGAGGCACCGCGTGGATCCCGCTGGTGCTGGACCGGCTGAACCGCGAGGCGGAGTACGGTGGGCTGCAGCTCAAGCGGGACCCCATCGACTACTTCCGTGGCGGTCGGGTCTTCGTCGGCTGCGAGGGCAACGAGGACGTGCTGTCCTACTGTGTGAACCGGGTGGGACACGAGATCTTCATGTTCTGCTCCGACTTCCCGCACGAGATCACCATGGACAACTGCATGGAGGAGATCGACGAGATCCTCGAGCGGGACGAGCTGACCGACGCGCAGAAGGAAGCGATTCTCGGCGACAACGCGCGCAAGTTCTACAAGATCTGA
- the lnt gene encoding apolipoprotein N-acyltransferase, protein MFGFGSLLGLSLLGGALIAAPFLWPVLFPLTWLAPVPLLAAIEGARDWRQALWAGALAGAATIALGFHWLVYTVHVFGGVNYAVATAAFALFVAYGAVPFVAFAALVRACGLGPLALFPAAFWVAVEFWYPNLFPWYLATSQNPFTLLIQSADLTGHYGVTFLLLWCGTALYQWLRARRGAGSPRRAAWSAAAAAAVLAATLTYGQVRLAQVDAASKAAAALDVAVVQGNISIERKGKNAFLKANQDTYKALSLKNADADVVIWPESAMETWLRENGRRIPRALLPARHPHMIVGAISYRRRPDNRFSRYNSAVAVDPAGTVSGRYHKQVLLAFGEYVPLAWLIGWVPGVQAIGDGFTAGEIATALTLPKGARAAPLICYEDLMPALSRRFVRNQRANLLVNLTNDAWYGDTVAPWQHAWLAQWRSIETRRAMVRATNTGLTAVIDPAGRMSEPLPVFTEGVLRATVPLLEMETFYVRYGDWFPWLMTVVTAGAALAAGIARGPARRRETRAQRRRRA, encoded by the coding sequence ATGTTCGGGTTCGGGTCGCTGCTCGGGTTGTCGCTCCTCGGCGGGGCGCTCATCGCCGCTCCCTTCCTCTGGCCGGTCCTCTTTCCACTGACCTGGTTGGCCCCTGTCCCATTGCTGGCGGCGATCGAAGGCGCCCGCGACTGGCGGCAAGCCCTGTGGGCCGGAGCGCTCGCGGGCGCGGCCACCATCGCCTTGGGCTTCCACTGGCTCGTCTACACCGTGCACGTGTTCGGCGGGGTGAACTACGCCGTGGCCACGGCGGCGTTCGCTCTCTTCGTGGCCTACGGGGCCGTTCCGTTCGTCGCGTTCGCGGCCCTGGTGCGCGCGTGCGGGCTGGGGCCGCTGGCGCTCTTCCCGGCGGCGTTCTGGGTCGCGGTCGAGTTCTGGTACCCCAACCTCTTCCCCTGGTACCTCGCCACGAGCCAGAACCCGTTCACGCTCCTGATCCAATCGGCGGACCTGACCGGACACTACGGCGTCACCTTCCTGTTGCTGTGGTGCGGCACCGCGCTCTACCAGTGGCTGCGCGCCCGCCGCGGCGCCGGGAGCCCGCGGCGGGCGGCGTGGTCCGCGGCCGCCGCGGCTGCCGTGCTGGCCGCGACGCTGACCTACGGACAGGTGCGGCTGGCCCAGGTCGACGCTGCGTCGAAGGCAGCCGCAGCCCTCGACGTCGCGGTCGTGCAAGGCAACATCTCCATCGAGCGGAAGGGCAAGAACGCCTTCCTCAAGGCCAACCAGGATACCTACAAGGCCCTGTCCCTGAAGAACGCGGACGCCGACGTGGTCATCTGGCCCGAGTCCGCCATGGAAACGTGGCTGCGCGAGAACGGCCGGCGCATCCCCCGCGCGCTCCTGCCCGCGCGCCATCCGCACATGATCGTCGGCGCCATCAGCTACCGGCGCCGGCCGGACAACCGTTTCAGCCGCTACAACAGCGCGGTGGCGGTGGACCCCGCCGGCACTGTGTCGGGCCGCTATCACAAGCAGGTGCTGCTCGCCTTCGGCGAGTACGTTCCGCTGGCGTGGCTCATCGGCTGGGTCCCGGGAGTACAGGCCATCGGCGACGGCTTCACCGCGGGCGAGATCGCGACCGCGCTCACCCTGCCCAAGGGCGCCCGGGCGGCGCCCCTCATCTGTTACGAGGACCTGATGCCCGCGCTCTCCCGCCGCTTCGTGAGGAACCAGCGTGCCAACCTGCTGGTCAACCTGACCAACGACGCTTGGTACGGGGACACCGTCGCGCCGTGGCAGCACGCCTGGCTGGCGCAATGGCGCTCCATCGAGACGCGCCGGGCCATGGTGCGGGCCACCAACACCGGCCTCACCGCGGTCATCGATCCGGCCGGGCGCATGTCCGAGCCGCTGCCGGTGTTCACCGAAGGGGTGCTGCGCGCCACCGTGCCTTTGCTGGAGATGGAGACCTTCTACGTGCGCTACGGCGACTGGTTCCCGTGGCTGATGACGGTGGTGACCGCGGGCGCGGCGTTGGCCGCGGGGATCGCCCGCGGGCCGGCCCGTCGCCGGGAAACGCGAGCACAGCGGCGGCGGAGAGCGTAG
- a CDS encoding TIGR00730 family Rossman fold protein, giving the protein MNRICVFSGSGTGVLEEYAHTAASLGRELARRGIGVVYGGASIGLMGCVADAALEEGGEVIGIIPEALMIKEVVHSNLTDLRVVDSMHERKALMESLSDGFIALPGGYGTLEEIAEMITWLQLGFHTKPCGLLDVRGYYSHLIGFLDHAVDQGFLKKKHRDKLLVADTVEGMVRALGEFRLS; this is encoded by the coding sequence ATGAATCGAATCTGTGTCTTCTCGGGTTCCGGCACCGGCGTGCTGGAGGAGTACGCGCACACGGCCGCGTCGCTGGGCCGCGAGCTGGCGCGCCGCGGCATCGGCGTAGTCTACGGCGGCGCCTCCATCGGGCTCATGGGATGCGTGGCCGACGCCGCCCTGGAGGAGGGCGGCGAGGTCATCGGCATCATTCCCGAGGCGCTGATGATCAAGGAGGTGGTGCACTCGAACCTCACCGACCTCCGGGTGGTGGACTCCATGCACGAGCGCAAGGCCTTGATGGAGAGTCTTTCGGATGGGTTCATCGCGCTGCCGGGCGGCTACGGAACGCTCGAGGAGATCGCCGAAATGATCACCTGGCTGCAGCTCGGGTTCCACACCAAGCCCTGCGGCCTGCTCGACGTGCGGGGATATTACTCCCACCTCATCGGCTTTCTCGACCACGCGGTGGACCAGGGATTCCTCAAGAAAAAGCATCGGGACAAGCTGCTCGTCGCCGACACCGTGGAGGGCATGGTGCGGGCGCTCGGCGAATTCCGTCTGTCGTGA
- the sugE gene encoding quaternary ammonium compound efflux SMR transporter SugE — MGWTYLCIAGVFEVFWVVGLKYTAGFTRLWPSVVTLVVMGVSIYFLSQAVKTLPVGTAYAVWTGIGAVGTVILGMVLFGESRDVLRLACIALIIAGIVGLRLVSETLGATDNAPRAGRAA, encoded by the coding sequence ATGGGTTGGACCTACCTTTGCATCGCCGGCGTGTTCGAAGTGTTCTGGGTCGTCGGGCTCAAGTACACGGCGGGGTTCACCCGCCTGTGGCCGAGCGTGGTGACGCTCGTGGTCATGGGGGTGAGCATCTATTTCCTGTCGCAGGCGGTGAAGACCTTGCCCGTGGGAACGGCCTACGCGGTGTGGACCGGCATCGGCGCCGTGGGCACGGTGATCCTGGGAATGGTCCTTTTCGGGGAATCGAGGGACGTCCTGCGGCTCGCGTGCATCGCGCTGATCATCGCCGGTATCGTCGGGCTGCGGCTGGTCTCGGAAACACTTGGCGCGACGGACAACGCGCCGCGGGCGGGCAGGGCGGCATGA
- a CDS encoding decarboxylase, producing the protein MAGDNDADRLKARDLIREIKRAGIRFIVALPDRTTSEHLLKTMIKDPDFQVVQVCKEDEGVSICSGLYAAGHRSLLLMQYTGLLDSINAVRGVAVQGKNPVCMMVGMLQKEPGVPPRQSKRYGLRIVEPILEAMEVEYHNIEAPGEADKVVPAVEAAYAESRPVAMLIGREPI; encoded by the coding sequence GTGGCGGGAGACAACGACGCCGACAGGCTCAAGGCGCGGGACCTCATCCGCGAGATCAAACGGGCCGGCATCCGCTTCATCGTGGCCCTGCCCGACCGTACCACCAGCGAGCACCTGCTCAAGACCATGATCAAGGACCCGGACTTCCAGGTGGTGCAGGTGTGCAAGGAAGACGAGGGCGTGTCCATCTGCAGCGGCCTCTACGCCGCCGGGCACCGGTCGCTGCTGCTGATGCAGTACACGGGTCTGCTGGACTCCATCAACGCGGTGCGCGGCGTCGCCGTGCAGGGGAAGAACCCGGTGTGCATGATGGTGGGGATGCTCCAGAAGGAGCCCGGCGTCCCCCCCAGGCAGTCCAAGCGCTACGGCCTGCGCATCGTCGAGCCGATCCTGGAGGCGATGGAGGTCGAGTACCACAACATCGAAGCCCCGGGCGAGGCCGACAAGGTCGTGCCCGCGGTGGAGGCGGCCTACGCGGAGTCGAGGCCGGTGGCCATGCTGATCGGACGGGAGCCCATCTGA
- a CDS encoding thiamine pyrophosphate-dependent enzyme, with amino-acid sequence MMKRDEMLKVLARHRTDEIVVAVYKAAQDWIHIAPSDLNYTFTGAMGQGSSHALGLALGRPDKRVVLLDGDGSLLMNLGTLVTIANAAPKNLVHCVCENGTYETNGGVPIPRHESFTFTGVAREAGYVNTYTIDDLEDWDRNLDAILKEDGPIMVDLKVEPGEDYPENFPRLYNTEYRDRFAKALAES; translated from the coding sequence ATGATGAAACGCGACGAAATGCTCAAGGTTCTGGCGCGCCACCGCACCGACGAGATCGTGGTGGCGGTCTACAAGGCGGCGCAGGACTGGATCCACATCGCGCCGTCCGACCTCAACTACACCTTCACCGGCGCCATGGGACAGGGCTCGTCCCACGCGTTGGGCCTGGCCCTCGGCCGGCCGGACAAACGCGTGGTGCTGCTGGACGGCGACGGCAGCCTGCTCATGAACCTGGGCACCCTCGTCACCATCGCCAACGCCGCGCCGAAGAACCTCGTGCACTGCGTATGCGAGAACGGCACCTACGAGACCAACGGCGGTGTCCCCATCCCGCGCCACGAGAGCTTCACTTTCACCGGCGTCGCCCGCGAGGCCGGCTACGTGAACACCTACACCATCGACGACCTGGAGGACTGGGACCGGAACCTCGACGCCATCCTCAAGGAAGACGGCCCCATCATGGTGGACCTCAAGGTGGAGCCGGGCGAAGACTACCCCGAGAACTTCCCCCGCCTCTACAACACCGAGTACCGCGACCGCTTCGCCAAGGCGCTGGCGGAGTCGTAA